The DNA region TCGACCACACCGGCCACAACGTGCGGGGTCCCGCGCGCCTGTTTGCACTGGCGGTCGTGCTGCTGACCGTGGGCGGGCTGGCCTGGTGGCTGGTCGACGTCTACGGCGATCGACCGATGGAGGGGGCGGACCCGCCGATCGCCGGGCTTGGCGCGACCGCCGTGGACGCTGCGGGCGCGCCGTCCGGCGCCGCACCCGCCAACTCCATCGCCGTGCTGCCCTTCGACGACATGAGCGCGGACGGCGACCAGGGCTGGTTCGCGGACGGTCTGGCCGAGGAACTGCTCGACCGCCTCGCGCGGATCGAGGGCCTCCAGGTGGCCGCCCGCACCTCGGCGTTCGCGCTGCGCGGCCGTGCCCTGGACGCCCAGGCGCTGGGGCGCGCGCTGAATGTCGCGACCCTGGTCGAGGGCTCGGTCCGCAAGGCCGGTGGCCGCCTGCGGGTCACCGCCCAGCTGATCGATACCGCCAATGGCTACCACCTCTGGACCGAGACCTACGAAGGTGCGGACCAGGACATTTTCGAGCTGCAGGACGAGGTCACCGCCGATATCGTCGCGCAGTTGCGCGACCGCATCCCGGGCCTGCGGCCGCAATCCACCCCCGACCCGGTGACCCAGGCCACCACCTCGGCGGCGACCACCCGCGACGTGCTGGCCCACGAGCTCTACCTGCAGGGGCGGCTGGCCTGGCGGCAGCGCACGGCCGAATCGCTGGGGCGCGCTGCCGGACTGTTCGAGCAGGCCATCGAACGCGATGCCGGCTACGCCAGGGCCTGGTGCGGACTGGCCGACACCCGCCTGCTGCTGTCCGACTACGGTGGCGTGGCGCCCGAGCAGGCGGTCGCCCAGGCCGAACCGGCGGTGGTGCGGGCGCTCGACCTGGCCCCGGGCCTGGGCGAGGCCTGGGCGTCGCTCGGTCTGTTGCGGCTGAATGCCGGACAGCTCGAGGCCGCGGAAGGCAACCTGCGCGAGGCGATCCGTCTCGACCCCAACTACGAGATGGCCTACATGTGGCTGGGCGGGCTCTACGCCCGCCAGGGCCGGCTGCGCGCGCAGTCCGAGGTGCTGGCGCAGGCGCTGGCGCTGAGCCCGCTCGACCCGGCCATCAACATCAACCTGGCAGGCTCGAGATTCGCGCGCGGCGAGCGCGCCGCCGCGCGCGACCTGCTGGCGGCCCTTCTGCGGATCACGCCCGAGGCCCAGGTGGTCCGCTACAACCTGTCCGAATTCGAGCGCGGCAGCGGCAACCTCGCCGAGGCCTTGCGCCTGGCCGACCAGGCCTGGCGTCGCGCACCGTCGGAGCCGCAGGCGCTGATGACCCTGGCCAATGCCTTGTCGGCCCTGCGCCGGCACGACGAGGCGCAGGGCGTGCTCGCGAGGCTTCCGGCAGGGATGGCGAATGCCGACCTGCTGCGCCACAACGCCGCCCTGCACAGGGATCCGGCCACGCCCTTGCCCGCCGCCCTGGCCGACCAGGTCGAGGCCTTGCTGGCTGGCAATGAGCCTGTCCACCCCGATCAGCGGCCGCTGCTGCAGTTCGGCGCCTGGGCCGCCTGGTGGGCCGGCGACCCCGAACGCGCCCTGCGCATCGTCGAGCGTGTGCTGGCCGGTCGGGAGGGTGCGCGCCTGCTCCAGGACGAGATGGATTCCGTCCTGGTGAGGGCGTTCCTGCTCAAGGAGACCGGTCGCGACGAGGCAGCCGCGACCTGGCTGGCGCTGGCGCGGGCGCGCGTCGATGAGCTGCGCGAGCAGGGCTGGGCGAACGCCTACGCCGACTTCAGCCTGGGGCTGCTCGAGCTGTTCGAGGGCCGTCCGGACCAGGCCCTGGAACACCTGGACGCAGCCATCGGGAACGGCTTCGGCGAGCTCTGGCTGCTGGATGGCGATCCGCGCTGGCATTCGCTGCGCGGCACCTCGGGTTTCGCGGCGGTGCGCGCGAACCTGTTGCGTCGGATCGATGCCGAGCGGGCCCTCGCCGCCGACCTGGGGCCGTACTGAAGGCGCCTCGCCCGGCCCTGGCAGGCCAGAGGGAAAACAGCCTTCCGGCTGCAATGGCGGATGGCCCCCGGCAAAGCAGCTTCGCTGGCAGCGGGTCTGCCGGGAGCCGGTCCGGACAAGCTTGGACCGGCGACCAGGACCACGAACAGGAGGATCGTTCGTCTGGGAAACCTTCGGAGCCGTCCCGCGCCTCCGCCTGCACCTTGCCTCGCGTCGTCAGGCCGGTCGGGGAACCCCGGCGCGACGCGACGCGATGCGCACCGGCCCGGCCGGATGGCCGGCGGCGGACGATGCCGGCGCATCGGCGCCACCCGGGTCGACGGCAAGATCCTGGAGACGGGCTGGCGGGCGCAGGGCCTTACAATCGCTGTTTCGCCGACCGCATGGAGGTCCTGACCGTGGATGGGAAACTGCGCGCCGGTTTCATCGGCCTTGGTGCGATGGGCGAACCGATGGCCCGCCACCTGCACCGGGCGGGCTTCCTGACCGCGGTGTGGAACCGCACGCCCGGCAAGGCCGTGGCGCTCGCCACCGACCTGGGTGTGGCCGCGGCCACCGATCCGGCCGATCTCGCCGCGCGTTGCGACGTGGTGCTCACCTGCGTGTCCGCCGATGCCGATGTGCTGGCACTGGTGGACGCGCTGTCGCCCGGCTTGCGGCCCGGCGTGCGCGTGGTCGACACCTCCACGGTCGCCCCGGACACGGCACGCGAGGCCGCGCGGCGCCTGGCGGCCTTCGGCGTCGGATTCCTGGATGCCCCCCTGACCGGCGGCGTGGAAGGAGCCCGCAACGGCACGCTCTCGGTGCTGGTCGGTGGCGAGGTCGCGGACTTCGAGCAGGTGCGGCCGGTGCTGGAGAGCTTCGGCCGCCGCGTCGTGCGATTCGGCGGAGTCGGCGCCGGGCAGGCCACCAAGGCGGTCAACCAGGTCATGGTCGCCGGCATCGCCGAGGCGGTCTGCGAGGCCCTTGCCCTCTCGCAGCGTCTGGGCCTGGACAGCGCCGCCGTGGTCGATACCCTGGGCAACGGCGCTGCCGGCTCCTGGTTCCTGGACAAGCGCGGCCACAGCATGCTGGCCGGGCGTTTCGACACCGGCTTCAAGCTGCGCCTGCTGCACAAGGACCTGGGCATCCTGGCGGCGCTGGCGGCGGCGGAGGGCATCGCCCTGCCGGTGGTGGAGGCCGCGCGCGCCGACTATGCCCGGTTGCTGGTCCTGGGCCATGGCGACGAGGACATTTCCGCCCTGATCCGCCTGAAGCAGGAAAACGTGATGGCCGGCACGACGCCGCCAACATCGCCTTTACCCGCTGCCGCTCCGCCGGCGCCATAATCGGTGCTTTCCAACGGGGGATTGCGATGCGCCTGAACCGATTCGTCCTTGCCGCGGCGCTGTGCGTCAGCGCTCCGCTTGCTGCCCAGGCCCCGAACCCGCCCCCGGATCTGGCGCTGTCGCCCTTCCTCAGCTCGGGTCTCAACCAGCCGGTGGCGGTGCGCCATGCCGGCGACGGCAGCAACCGCCTGTTCGTGGTGCAGAAGGGCGGCACGATCCGCGTCGTCCAGCTCGACGGCAGCGGCGCCCCCACGCTCCTGGCGACGCCGTTCCTCACCCAGGCGGTGACCACCAGCAGCGAATCGGGCCTGCTCGGCCTGGCCTTCCACCCGGACTACGCGAGCAATGGCTGGTTCTATGTCGCGTTCACCGCCCCGGCCGCCGAGCCGCGCCTGGGCTTGACGCCCGACCAGGTGGTCGCCCGCTTCACCGTGTCCGCCAACGATCCCAACATCGCCGATCCGGCCAGCCGCCTGGACATCATCCGCATCCCCGACCTGGCCGGCAACCACAATGGCGGCGACCTGCACTTCGGTCCGGATGGCTACCTGTACTACAGCTCCGGCGACGGCGGTCCGCAGAACGACCCGCATGGTTTCGCCCTGTGCAACTGGAAGAAGCCGGCCAACAACAACATCAATACCTGCAGCCCGGTCGTCGGGACGAACTACTGGCTGCTCGGCAAGATCCTGCGCCTGGACATCGACAACCCCACCGCCAGCGCCACCGCCGACATGTGCGGCGCCACCGCGGGCCAGCCGGCGAACTATTCGATCCCGGCCGACAACCCGCACGTCGGCACCACCGACACCTGCGACGAGACCTGGCACAACGGCCTGCGCAATCCCTGGCGGTTCAGCTTCGACCGCGAGACCGGCGACATGTACATCGCCGACGTCGGCCAGAGCGCCCGGGAGGAGGTCAACAAGGTCGCCCTCGGCCAGAGCGCGCACTTCGGGTGGGGTTGCATGGAGGGCTTCCGGGTCAACAAGACGGCCGCGCCCTGCGTCAGCAGCGCCACCAACTCCTTCCCGGGTTCGCTGCTCCCGATCCTCGACTACCCGCGCTCCGATGGCGGATCGATCAGTGGCGGGTACGCCTTCCGAGGCCCCATCGGCCGTCTGCAAGGGGTGTACTGGTTCGGTGATTACAACGTCAGCTCTCCCCAGGTGAATATCTGGTACGCCTACGAGCCGGCGCAGGCCGGCCCCTGGCCCAAGGTGGCGCTCACCCACCACACCGGCGTGGTCGGCTTCGGCGAGGACGAGGCCGGCAACGTGTACTCGGTCAGCATCAACGGCAACATCCGCAAGCTGACCAGCCAGTTCATCTTCGACGACGGTTTCCAGTGATCGCGACACGGGCCTGACCCGTCGGCACCTGCCGCCCGCGTCCGCGGCAGCGCCGCCGCGGGCGGGGCGGCAGGGGTGAGCGCACGGGGCCGTCCGATCCGTCGATGCGGCAGGGCGGGCCCGACGTGCGGGGCCTGCCACAGCGCGCGGGGGTGCACGAGGACCTTCATGACCCGCGCCGAGACCACCGATGCGGCCGCGCGGGGGAGACAACGCCAGGGCCTGTCGACCCTGTGGGCGCAGCGGCGTCTCGACCGTCGCTGCGGCAGGGCCGGACGCGCGACGCGTCCGCGCTGCCTCAGGGCGTCTGTTCGCGCACGGTGATCGCCTGCACGCCGTTGTCGGCCAACTGGCGCTTGACGCGGTCGACCTCGGCGGCGCTGGCGTAGGGGCCGACGTAGACGCGATGGAAGGTGTTGCCGTTGACGTTGACCGACTGCACGCTGGCGCTGATGCCGAGCAGTGCGAGGCGGGCCTTGGCCTCCTCGGCAGGGCGCGGGTCGCGGAACGAGCCGGCCTGCAGGCGATAGCGCGTGCCTGCGGGGGCAGCGACCGGAGCCGCGCCGGACTCGGCGGGCGCCGTGCCCGCCGGCGTCGTGCCGGCCGGCGGTGTCTCGGCACGCACCTGCGCGCGCAGTTCGGAGTCCGGGATCAGCACCTCCATCTCCGGCAGCACGGTGTAGAAGTCGTAGGTCGTGGCGCGGGCCGGCGGCGCGGCCTCTTCGGGCGAGCCACCGGGCCGGGCGGCCTGGGGCTGCGGCTGCTCCTGCGCCGGGCGCAGACCCGGCGCCAGGCCGCTGCGTACCGCCAGCAACGCGAGGACGACGCCGATGACGATGCCGGCGACCAGCCAGAGCCAGGCGGGAAGGGCGGTGGAGGCGCCGCGGCGGGCGTGGTTGGTGCGTCGTGCCATGGGCCTATCCTGTCACATCGTGGCGGGCGCGGAGACGCCGAGCAGCGCCAGGCCATTGGCCAGGACCTGTGCCGTCGCCGCACACAGCGCCAGGCGGGCATCGCGCAGGGGCGCCTGCGCAGCCAGCACCGGCTGGCCGTTGTAGAAGCCGTGGAAGGCGGTGGCCAGCTCGCGCAGGCCGCCGGCCAGCAGCTGCGGTGCGCGCTGCTCGGCGGCGGCGGCCAGCCACTCCGGGTAACGGGCCAGCTCAGTCATCAGGGCGGCCTCGCCGGGCGCCGCCAGCTGCGGTAGCGCCGCCAGTCCGGCGGCGCGGTCGAAGGCGATGCCCTGGTCCGCGGCCTTGCGGAACAGGCTGGCGATCCGGGCGTGGGCGTACTGCAGGTAGTAGACCGGATTGTCGTTGGACTGCGCGCGCGCCAGGGCCAGGTCGAAGTCCAGGTGCTGGTCGTTGCCGCGCATCACGTAGAAGAAACGCGCGGCGTCGTCGCCGACATCCTGGCGCAGCTCGCGCAGGGTGACGAACTGCCCGGAGCGGGTCGACATCTGCACCTTCTCGCCGGCCTCGTAGAGCACCGCGAACTGCACCAGGCGGATCTCGATGCGCTCGGGGTCGTGGCCCAGGCCCTGGGCCGCGGCCTTCAGCCGCGCCACGTAGCCGTGGTGGTCGGCCCCGAACAGGTAGATGGCGTGTTCGAAGCCACGTTCGAACTTGCTGTCCAGGTAGGCCAGGTCGGAAGCGAAGTAGGTCCAGGCACCGTTCTCGCGGCGCACCACCCGGTCCTTCTCGTCGCCGAAGGCGGTCGCCCGGAACCAGAGCGCGCCGTCCGCCTCGTACAGGTGGCCGGCCTCGCGCAGCCGGGAGACCGCGCGCTCGAGGCCGCCGCCGGTGACCAGGGAGCGTTCGGAGAACCAGTTGTCGAAGGTGACCCCGAAGCCGGCCAGGTCGTCGCGGATATCGGCCAGGATGCTGTCCAGGGCGGCATCGAAGCACGCCGCATAGCCTTCCGGTCCGAGCAGGTCGCGGGCGCGCGCCACGACGGCGTCGATGTAGGCCTCCTTGTCGCCGCCGTCGGATTCGTCGGCGGGCAGGTCGCGCACCACCGCCGGCCAGCTGCGGCGCCAGCGCTCGCCATCGCGCTGCTGGATGCCGCGCGCGATGTCGACCACGTACTCGCCGCGATAGCCGTTGTCCGGGAACCGTACCGGCTCGCCGCACAGCGCCAGGTAGCGCAACCAGGTCGAGGCGGCCAGGATGTCCATCTGCCGGCCGGCGTCGTTGACGTAGTACTCGCGCTGCACCGAGTGCCCGGCGGCGGCCAGCAGGTTGCCCAGGGTCGCGCCGTAGGCGGCGCCGCGGCCGTGGCCGACGTGCAGCGGGCCGGTCGGGTTGGCGGACACGAACTCCAGGGTGACCCGCCCGGCACTGCCTGCCGGCCTGCGTCCGTAGTCGGCGCCCTGGGCCAGCACGGTCGCGACGACGCCCTGGCGGGCGGCATCGGCCAGGAACACGTTGATGAAGCCCGGGCCGGCGATCTCCACCCGTTCGACGTCCGGACTGGCGGGCAGGGCGGCGACCAGCGCCTGGGCGATCGCCCGGGGCGGCTGGCCGAAGGCGCGCGCGTTGACCATGGCGGCGTTGCAGGCGAAATCGCCGTGCGCCGGATCGCGGGTGCGTTCGACGACGAAGGCGCTGGGGGGGGCGGTGATGCCCCGGTCTGCCGCCAGCGTGGCCAGGGCCCGGGCGAACAGGTCGTGCAAGGTGTCTTTCACAGGCGCGAACAGGGCTTTTGTGCGGTCGCACATTGTAGCGGGCATCGTCGCGCGCCATGGCCGGGGCCGCCGGGCTGGTCCGGGCCGGGGCGTCACCGACCTTGCTCTGCTGTCATCGAACTGAAACCAGAACGACATAGGCTGCTCCGCCATCGCCCGGCATCCGCGCCGGGCCGCCCCGGAGATCCCCTGCCATGATCCGCTCCGCCCCGCGCTGGCTGTGCGCGCTCGCCCTTGCCACACCGGCCCTGCCGGCATCGGCCCAGGAGGCGCAGGCGCTGGCCGACAATCTGGTCAGGCTGCGCGCCGAGATCGAGCAGCTCAACAGCGAACTCGACCAGGCCCGCGAGGAGGCCCGCACCACCCTGGCCGGCCTGACGGCCCAGCGTACCGAGCTGTCCGCGCAGCTCGACCGCCAGGCCCTGGCCAGCCGCGAGCAGGCGCAGCGCCTGGCGCAGGCGCAGGAGTCGCTGGCCCGGGCCGGCGTCGAGGGCGCCGAGCTCAAGCCGGCCCTGCTCGACGCCCTTGCCGGGCTGGAGGCCCATGTGCGCGCCAGCCTGCCGTTCAAGCAGGACGAGCGCCTGGCCGGCCTGGCAGCGCTGCGGGAGCGCATCGCCGCCGATACCGTGCCGCCGCATCGTGCCGCCAACCAGGTCTGGGCCTTCGTCGAGGACGAACTGCGGCTGACCCGCGAGAACGGCCTGTTCAGCCAGACCATCGAGCTCGACGGCGAGCGCCTGCTGGCCGACATCGCCAAGGTCGGCACGGTGATGCTCTATTTCCGCACCAGCCAGGGCGACTACGGACAGATCGTGAGAAGCGGCGACGGCTGGCGCTGGCAGCGGGTCGCCGGGCGCGCCGAAGGCGACCGCATCGCGGCCCTGTTCGACGCCTACCGCAAGCAGATCCGGCAGGGCTGGTTCGAGCTGCCGATGGCCGCCGCCGGGGGTACGTCATGATGCGCCGGCCGCTTCTGGGTGTGCTGCTGGCCTGCCTGGCGCCGGCGCATGTCGATGCGCAGTCGGCGCCGCCGGCCGAGCCGGCCGCTGCGCCGGCGCAGGCCCCGGCAACGGTCTCCGTGGAGGATGCCTACCGGCGCGAGTTGGCCTTCCTGCAGGCCCAGCGCCGTGAACTGCAGGCCAGCCTGGAGCGCACCCGCAGCAGCTTCCAGCGCGACCAGGCGGCCCTCGAGCGCGAGCTGTCCGGACTGGAATCGCGCCTGCTGGCCGCCCGCGCCGGCGCCGACCAGATGGCCGGCCAGGTCGCCCAGGTCGAGGAACAGACCCTCGCCAGCCAGGAGAACACCGGCCTGCTGGCCGCGACCTGGGAGCAGGCCGGCAGCACCCTGGCCGGGCTGGGCATCGAGGCCGGCGACGGCGGCTTCGCCGAGGGCCAGCCCGACGATACCCGCCTGGCCGCCCTGTTCGCCGCGGCCACCGCCGAGCTGGGGCGTCGGTCGGGCATCCGTCGCGAGCAGGGCATGTATTTCCTGGCCGACGGCACCGAGGCGCGCGGCGAGATCATCCACCTGGGCAGCGTCGCCGCGTTCGCGGTCGGCGAGCAGGGCAGCGGTGCCCTGGCCCCGGCGGGCGCCGGCCGCTTCAAGCTCTGGCCCGAGCCGGCCCAGGACGAGGCCCGCGCTCTGGCCGCCGGCCGCATGCCGGCGACCCTGCGCGCCTACCTGTTCGAGTCGCTGGCCGCCGATGCCCAGCCGCCACGCACCAAGACCCTGGTCGACACCGTCAACGACGGCGGCACGATCGGCTGGATCATCGTCGCCCTGGGCGCGCTCGCCCTGGTGTTCGTGGTCCTCCGCGCGCTGTTCCTGCGCAGCGCCGGCGCCAGTACCGACAAGGTCCTGGCGGCGGTGGCGCCGCTGGTCCAGCAGCGCCGCTTCGAGGACGCGATCGGCGCCGCCAAGCGCCACAAGGGCAGCTCGGCGCGCGTCGTCACCGCGGCGCTGCGCAACATCGACCGCGATCCGGAGCACCTCGAGGACATCGTCTCCGAGTCGATCCTGCACGAGTCCGGACGGCTCAACCGCTTCGGCGCGATCATCCTGGTGATCGCCGCGGTGGCGCCGCTGCTCGGCCTGCTCGGCACCGTCACCGGCATGATCGAGACCTTCGACATCATCACCGACTTCGGCACCGGCGATCCCAAGCTGCTGTCCGGCGGCATCGCCATCGCCCTGGTCACCACGCAGCTGGGCCTGGTCGTGGCGATCCCGGCGCTGCTGCTGGGCAATCTGCTGTCCGGCTGGGCCGAGCGTCTGAAGGACGACATGGAGCAGGCCGCCCTGCGCATCACCAACCTGGCGCGGGAGGATCGCGCGGTCGCCGCCTGAACGGCGATCGCGCGCCTGCCGCCATGACCCTGTTCGACCAGTTCGCCGAGTACCTGGCCGCCGGTGGCCACGGCATCATGCTGCCGCTGCTGGCGATCGCCTTTGCGCTCTGGTACGCGATCGGCGCACGCTGGTCCCTGCTGCGGCGGGGCTCCAACCGCAACGTGCGTGTGCTCCTGTCGCGCTACGAACGCGGTGCCGGCGGCAAGGTCGATGGCGTGCTCGACGCCGCGGTGGTGCGCGGCCTGTCGCTGCGCGGCCAGCGCCCGCGCGACCTGCGTCGGGTCCTGGACGATGCCTTCGCCGGTCACCGGCGCGCGGTGCGCCGGCATCGGGTGCTGATCGGCACCCTGGTGGCGATCGCGCCACTGCTGGGACTGCTGGGCACGGTCAACGGCATGATCGTCACCTTCGATTCGCTGGCCGACATGGCCCTGTTCACCCAGGGCGGCGGCATCGCCGCGGGCATTTCGACTGCGCTCTACACCACCCAGATGGGCCTGGCCGTGGCGATCCCCGGCTACCTGGCCAAGGGCGTGCTCGACCGCCGTCAGGCGCAGATCGAGATGGACCTCGCCCAGCTTCGCGACATCCTCGTCGCCACCTCGCGCCCGGTGCCGGCGCCTGTCGCACCCAGCACGGACTGAACGCCATGCGATTCCGGGAAAAGAAGGCCGTCGAGGCCGCCATCGACATGACGCCGATGATCGACATGGTGTTCATCCTGTTGATCTTCTTCATGGTCTCGACGACCTTCGTCAAGGACATGCAGATCGACATCGAGCGGCCCGGCGCGGCCACCCAGACGGTGTCCTCGACCAAGGCGGTGCGCCTGTACATCGACAAGTCGGGCGAGGTCTACATGGACGGCGCGCCGGTCCGGGTCTGGGTGATCGCCTCGCGGTTGCGCGACCAGCTCCAGGGCCAGCCGCAGAAGTCGGTGCTGGTGGTGACCGACGAGGGCGTGCCGGCCGGTCGCCTGGTCGAAGTGGTCGACCAGGCCCGCCAGGCCGGTGCCGAGGTCGGCGTCGCCACCCGTGGCGAGGCCGGGGAGGGCTGAGCATGCGCGCGCGCCTGTCCGGACTGGTCGCAGCACTGCTCGGCACCCTGGCGGTGGTCACCGTCGTGCTGCTGATGAACGCAGCGGCGCGACGCGGTCCGGATCCCGGCACCACCGGCACCGCGATCGCCATCGAGCGGCGCGAGGCCACGCCGCCGCCGGCCGCGCAGCGACCGCCACCGCCGCGTCGCCGCCAGCAGGCGCCACGGCCCAGCGTCGACCTGTCCGCGGCGCTGCCAGGCATGGATTTCGGCCTTGACGGCCTCTCCGACGACCTCGGCGACCTGGCCGGCAGCCTGCTCGGCGGCGACCGCGAGCTGACCATGAGCGACGACACCGTCGACCAGCCGCCGCGACCGATCGCGCAGTCGCCGATTCCCTATCCGGCCCGGGCCAAGGCGCAGGGCGTCACCGGTCATGTCGTGCTTTCGGTGCTGATCGGACCGACCGGCCGGGTCGAGCAGGTGCGTGTGCTGGAGTCGCAGCCGGCCGGCGTGTTCGACGATGCCGCGATCGCCGGCGTGCAGTCCTGGCGTTTCGAGCCGGCCAGTTACCGCGGCGAGAACGTCCGCGTCTGGGCACGCCAGCGCGTGCGCTTCGACCTGGGATGAGCGCGTCCATGGCCGTCCTGCTTCGGATCCTTGCCGCGCTCGTGCTGCTGACGCCGACCCTGCTGCCCGCGCAGCCGGTGTCCGGGCCTGCCGGTTCGCCGGTCCCCGGGGACCAGGCGCCCGCTCCGGCCGATGCGCCGCCCGACCGCCAGGCGCAGGCCGACGCCCTGGTCAGGGATTATCCCGGACTCGACCCCCTGCCGCTCGCCACCCTGCTGCTGTCAGACGGCCACGCCGACCGCGCCGCGGGTGTGCTGGACCGCATCGACCTGGAGCGCGCCGCGCGCGACCGGCGATTCGACTGGGCGCGGTACCACACCCTGCGCGCCCTGATCGCGCAGGCCGGCGACGACGCCGACGCGGCGATCACATCCTTCGAGGCGGCGATCGCGGCCAGCGAGGCGATCGTCGCCGCCCGCGCCGCCGGCGAGCGGCCGCGCAACGAGGACCCGTCGTTCGGCACCGTCGACGATCTGGTCTACCTGTACCTGGCGCAGGCGCACTTCAACCACGACCGGCACCGCGAGGCGATCGCCGTCCTGCAGCGCGCCGGCGACCGCCGGGACGGCCTGGCCGGCGCCTGGAACCTGCGCGCCCATGCCCACTGGCTGGTCGGCGAGCAGCAGCAGGCCTTCGACCTGCTGGCCCGCGCCAGCGCCCGCTTCCC from Lysobacterales bacterium includes:
- a CDS encoding MotA/TolQ/ExbB proton channel family protein encodes the protein MMRRPLLGVLLACLAPAHVDAQSAPPAEPAAAPAQAPATVSVEDAYRRELAFLQAQRRELQASLERTRSSFQRDQAALERELSGLESRLLAARAGADQMAGQVAQVEEQTLASQENTGLLAATWEQAGSTLAGLGIEAGDGGFAEGQPDDTRLAALFAAATAELGRRSGIRREQGMYFLADGTEARGEIIHLGSVAAFAVGEQGSGALAPAGAGRFKLWPEPAQDEARALAAGRMPATLRAYLFESLAADAQPPRTKTLVDTVNDGGTIGWIIVALGALALVFVVLRALFLRSAGASTDKVLAAVAPLVQQRRFEDAIGAAKRHKGSSARVVTAALRNIDRDPEHLEDIVSESILHESGRLNRFGAIILVIAAVAPLLGLLGTVTGMIETFDIITDFGTGDPKLLSGGIAIALVTTQLGLVVAIPALLLGNLLSGWAERLKDDMEQAALRITNLAREDRAVAA
- a CDS encoding DUF3450 family protein; translated protein: MIRSAPRWLCALALATPALPASAQEAQALADNLVRLRAEIEQLNSELDQAREEARTTLAGLTAQRTELSAQLDRQALASREQAQRLAQAQESLARAGVEGAELKPALLDALAGLEAHVRASLPFKQDERLAGLAALRERIAADTVPPHRAANQVWAFVEDELRLTRENGLFSQTIELDGERLLADIAKVGTVMLYFRTSQGDYGQIVRSGDGWRWQRVAGRAEGDRIAALFDAYRKQIRQGWFELPMAAAGGTS
- a CDS encoding SPOR domain-containing protein, producing MARRTNHARRGASTALPAWLWLVAGIVIGVVLALLAVRSGLAPGLRPAQEQPQPQAARPGGSPEEAAPPARATTYDFYTVLPEMEVLIPDSELRAQVRAETPPAGTTPAGTAPAESGAAPVAAPAGTRYRLQAGSFRDPRPAEEAKARLALLGISASVQSVNVNGNTFHRVYVGPYASAAEVDRVKRQLADNGVQAITVREQTP
- a CDS encoding NAD(P)-dependent oxidoreductase, with protein sequence MEVLTVDGKLRAGFIGLGAMGEPMARHLHRAGFLTAVWNRTPGKAVALATDLGVAAATDPADLAARCDVVLTCVSADADVLALVDALSPGLRPGVRVVDTSTVAPDTAREAARRLAAFGVGFLDAPLTGGVEGARNGTLSVLVGGEVADFEQVRPVLESFGRRVVRFGGVGAGQATKAVNQVMVAGIAEAVCEALALSQRLGLDSAAVVDTLGNGAAGSWFLDKRGHSMLAGRFDTGFKLRLLHKDLGILAALAAAEGIALPVVEAARADYARLLVLGHGDEDISALIRLKQENVMAGTTPPTSPLPAAAPPAP
- a CDS encoding biopolymer transporter ExbD produces the protein MRFREKKAVEAAIDMTPMIDMVFILLIFFMVSTTFVKDMQIDIERPGAATQTVSSTKAVRLYIDKSGEVYMDGAPVRVWVIASRLRDQLQGQPQKSVLVVTDEGVPAGRLVEVVDQARQAGAEVGVATRGEAGEG
- a CDS encoding PQQ-dependent sugar dehydrogenase, translated to MRLNRFVLAAALCVSAPLAAQAPNPPPDLALSPFLSSGLNQPVAVRHAGDGSNRLFVVQKGGTIRVVQLDGSGAPTLLATPFLTQAVTTSSESGLLGLAFHPDYASNGWFYVAFTAPAAEPRLGLTPDQVVARFTVSANDPNIADPASRLDIIRIPDLAGNHNGGDLHFGPDGYLYYSSGDGGPQNDPHGFALCNWKKPANNNINTCSPVVGTNYWLLGKILRLDIDNPTASATADMCGATAGQPANYSIPADNPHVGTTDTCDETWHNGLRNPWRFSFDRETGDMYIADVGQSAREEVNKVALGQSAHFGWGCMEGFRVNKTAAPCVSSATNSFPGSLLPILDYPRSDGGSISGGYAFRGPIGRLQGVYWFGDYNVSSPQVNIWYAYEPAQAGPWPKVALTHHTGVVGFGEDEAGNVYSVSINGNIRKLTSQFIFDDGFQ
- a CDS encoding MotA/TolQ/ExbB proton channel family protein — encoded protein: MTLFDQFAEYLAAGGHGIMLPLLAIAFALWYAIGARWSLLRRGSNRNVRVLLSRYERGAGGKVDGVLDAAVVRGLSLRGQRPRDLRRVLDDAFAGHRRAVRRHRVLIGTLVAIAPLLGLLGTVNGMIVTFDSLADMALFTQGGGIAAGISTALYTTQMGLAVAIPGYLAKGVLDRRQAQIEMDLAQLRDILVATSRPVPAPVAPSTD
- a CDS encoding tetratricopeptide repeat protein; the encoded protein is MSDDAPKPLLALTWRELRRRKVVRVAIAYGLVAWVILQLGEITFEPLGLPPRALTWTILAVVLLFPVALVLAWVFDHDGDRLRVDHTGHNVRGPARLFALAVVLLTVGGLAWWLVDVYGDRPMEGADPPIAGLGATAVDAAGAPSGAAPANSIAVLPFDDMSADGDQGWFADGLAEELLDRLARIEGLQVAARTSAFALRGRALDAQALGRALNVATLVEGSVRKAGGRLRVTAQLIDTANGYHLWTETYEGADQDIFELQDEVTADIVAQLRDRIPGLRPQSTPDPVTQATTSAATTRDVLAHELYLQGRLAWRQRTAESLGRAAGLFEQAIERDAGYARAWCGLADTRLLLSDYGGVAPEQAVAQAEPAVVRALDLAPGLGEAWASLGLLRLNAGQLEAAEGNLREAIRLDPNYEMAYMWLGGLYARQGRLRAQSEVLAQALALSPLDPAININLAGSRFARGERAAARDLLAALLRITPEAQVVRYNLSEFERGSGNLAEALRLADQAWRRAPSEPQALMTLANALSALRRHDEAQGVLARLPAGMANADLLRHNAALHRDPATPLPAALADQVEALLAGNEPVHPDQRPLLQFGAWAAWWAGDPERALRIVERVLAGREGARLLQDEMDSVLVRAFLLKETGRDEAAATWLALARARVDELREQGWANAYADFSLGLLELFEGRPDQALEHLDAAIGNGFGELWLLDGDPRWHSLRGTSGFAAVRANLLRRIDAERALAADLGPY
- a CDS encoding arginine--tRNA ligase, with translation MCDRTKALFAPVKDTLHDLFARALATLAADRGITAPPSAFVVERTRDPAHGDFACNAAMVNARAFGQPPRAIAQALVAALPASPDVERVEIAGPGFINVFLADAARQGVVATVLAQGADYGRRPAGSAGRVTLEFVSANPTGPLHVGHGRGAAYGATLGNLLAAAGHSVQREYYVNDAGRQMDILAASTWLRYLALCGEPVRFPDNGYRGEYVVDIARGIQQRDGERWRRSWPAVVRDLPADESDGGDKEAYIDAVVARARDLLGPEGYAACFDAALDSILADIRDDLAGFGVTFDNWFSERSLVTGGGLERAVSRLREAGHLYEADGALWFRATAFGDEKDRVVRRENGAWTYFASDLAYLDSKFERGFEHAIYLFGADHHGYVARLKAAAQGLGHDPERIEIRLVQFAVLYEAGEKVQMSTRSGQFVTLRELRQDVGDDAARFFYVMRGNDQHLDFDLALARAQSNDNPVYYLQYAHARIASLFRKAADQGIAFDRAAGLAALPQLAAPGEAALMTELARYPEWLAAAAEQRAPQLLAGGLRELATAFHGFYNGQPVLAAQAPLRDARLALCAATAQVLANGLALLGVSAPATM